From Bos javanicus breed banteng chromosome 5, ARS-OSU_banteng_1.0, whole genome shotgun sequence, the proteins below share one genomic window:
- the CLEC4D gene encoding C-type lectin domain family 4 member D, translating to MGQEEPLNKLERGQHSQLIPWTIAIFFMSLLSACFIANCVVTHHNFLSCKKGTGFFRLPKQHPKVICVREKPELKGGTWNCCPVGWRAFQSNCYFPFNDNKTWAQSESHCSGMGGHLATISTGAEQNFITQFLDRRFSYFLGLRSENLDGQWHWVDKKPFNPQIVFWHKREPNNDQKEKCVVLVNDKDKWAWSDFPCDSKTSWICKITGTAFN from the exons ATGGGGCAAGAAGAACCACTAAATAAAT taGAAAGAGGCCAGCATTCCCAGCTGATCCCTTGGACCATTGCTATTTTTTTCATGTCACTTCTAAGTGCCTGTTTTATTGCGAATTGTGTAG TGACTCACCACAACTTTCTATCCTGTAAGAAAGGAACGGGGTTCTTCAGGCTCCCAAAGCAGCACCCAAAGGTGATATGTGTCAGagagaaaccagaactgaaag GGGGCACCTGGAATTGCTGTCCTGTGGGCTGGAGAGCCTTCCAGTCCAACtgctattttccttttaatgacaACAAGACTTGGGCTCAGAGTGAAAGCCACTGCTCTGGGATGGGAGGTCACCTGGCCACCATCAGCACAGGGGCTGAGCAG AACTTTATCACTCAATTTTTGGATAGACGATTTTCATATTTCCTGGGACTTAGGAGTGAGAACCTTGACGGCCAGTGGCATTGGGTGGACAAGAAACCATTTAACCCACAGATAGT attctGGCACAAGCGTGAACCCAACaatgatcagaaagaaaaatgtgttgtTCTTGTTAACGACAAAGACAAATGGGCCTGGAGTGATTTTCCTTGTGACTCTAAGACAAGTTGGATTTGCAAGATAACTGGAACTGCATTCAACTAA